From one Melioribacteraceae bacterium genomic stretch:
- a CDS encoding flagellar hook-length control protein FliK — protein sequence MIFNPLFIDSDTKQINPVGFGKTNSTYLFKDIINVAKNFSAERSFNSTSILSNILSDIKGLINSPGDAGIKLDNKLNLLLNELNISSAVNQIGLDDISNALFKESSIISGSPKEVTELITEALKKLEEEFKLEIVLPKDLPGETEQDLSNESNLSAHIASLLLSDKPLTFHILQNNSENLLTLSVDKVPQESIGMKSGKFNETLYSLTLTQSKSIELQESSLEKFISKINAKEENPDIRPTDNSKPTVDNKLIKNKDTQQNNNSKIIESLQTSEKDSPGKNIDQKINLVQEKPLTQSENQNPSHKGIDLSTVKELEKNSLNKGINSTEVEQKKVFDSAIKSEAANSKTTNQKAETNTKINDDASTKSENQTKITKNDSPIVRNEEASMKINLNGESTQVNNQKDLRVDSKPLSTIEGDIKSENDVKIENLPLHNTNKLNDNDGKLVSSHSVNNDVTKLNSTKHQLEANSEISYKNDISEDSNLGNDVFTKRINSAQKHETNNEIIIKLEPKQEKQIDEFNNNVRKNFVENIEKIITVNKTNFVKIDESILDNKEELTLKLNQVINSDNRFADTKKEPKNNTKAIDQISDIFKKVEQRLEKINLSSQSNAQSNTFSEHETLTGKIRASKPEEVAGINIDESDMRLKIDTPQKDADSPANENSGKESKIVDSDSRDKNVSKNNTAPTDTQSTKLDNPVSLSQSNRQVISENQPNNFNEAVHVRTKEIFQPELNKKLLNEISDMAISDKKDKAIINLAPAKLGKIRIALEIIDNKLNARLEVESQAAKEMLTNQVDFLKESLNSNGLQLNTINISLQNSDQKNNKAAREKRKDTNVEKLESKDKGSKENKTKTLGYNTYEFIA from the coding sequence ATGATATTTAATCCATTGTTCATAGATTCTGACACTAAGCAGATAAACCCGGTTGGTTTTGGGAAGACTAATAGTACATATCTTTTTAAAGATATAATTAATGTCGCTAAAAACTTTTCTGCAGAAAGATCATTCAACTCTACTTCTATTCTATCAAATATTTTAAGTGATATTAAAGGGCTTATAAATTCTCCCGGAGATGCTGGAATTAAGCTTGATAATAAACTCAACTTATTATTGAATGAGTTGAATATCTCAAGTGCAGTCAATCAAATTGGTTTAGATGATATATCAAATGCCTTATTTAAAGAATCAAGTATTATTTCCGGTTCACCCAAAGAAGTTACTGAATTAATCACCGAAGCTCTTAAAAAATTAGAAGAAGAATTTAAACTAGAAATTGTATTACCCAAAGACCTTCCCGGCGAAACGGAACAAGATTTATCTAACGAATCAAATTTATCAGCACATATAGCTTCACTTTTACTTTCTGATAAACCACTTACATTTCATATTCTACAAAACAATTCCGAAAACCTACTCACACTAAGTGTTGACAAGGTTCCTCAAGAATCGATCGGAATGAAATCCGGTAAATTTAATGAAACACTGTATTCATTAACCTTAACTCAGTCAAAAAGTATTGAGTTACAAGAATCTTCATTGGAGAAGTTTATTTCGAAAATCAATGCGAAAGAAGAAAATCCGGATATTAGACCAACTGATAATTCTAAACCAACAGTTGATAATAAACTTATTAAAAATAAGGATACACAACAAAATAACAACTCAAAGATTATCGAATCCCTCCAGACTAGCGAAAAAGATAGTCCGGGTAAAAATATTGACCAAAAGATAAATTTAGTTCAAGAAAAACCTCTAACCCAAAGCGAAAATCAAAATCCATCGCATAAGGGAATTGATCTTTCAACTGTAAAAGAACTTGAAAAAAACTCTTTAAATAAAGGAATTAATTCTACAGAGGTTGAACAGAAAAAAGTCTTTGACTCAGCAATAAAGAGTGAAGCAGCAAATTCGAAAACAACAAATCAGAAAGCAGAAACAAATACAAAGATTAATGATGACGCCTCAACCAAATCCGAGAATCAAACAAAAATTACTAAGAATGATAGCCCGATTGTAAGAAATGAAGAAGCTTCGATGAAAATAAATTTAAATGGCGAAAGCACTCAAGTTAATAATCAAAAAGATTTACGTGTAGATTCCAAACCATTAAGCACAATTGAAGGTGATATAAAATCAGAGAACGATGTTAAGATTGAGAACCTCCCATTACATAACACAAATAAGCTAAATGATAATGACGGGAAATTAGTATCAAGCCATTCTGTGAATAACGATGTTACGAAATTAAACTCAACAAAACATCAATTGGAAGCAAATTCTGAGATCTCTTATAAGAATGATATATCAGAGGATAGCAATTTAGGTAATGATGTTTTCACTAAGAGAATCAATTCAGCTCAGAAGCATGAAACAAACAATGAAATTATAATCAAACTAGAGCCCAAGCAAGAAAAACAAATTGACGAATTCAATAATAACGTTCGCAAAAATTTTGTTGAGAATATTGAAAAGATTATAACTGTCAACAAAACAAACTTTGTTAAAATAGATGAAAGTATTTTGGACAATAAAGAAGAGTTGACGTTAAAATTAAATCAGGTAATTAATTCAGACAATAGATTTGCTGATACGAAGAAAGAACCAAAAAATAATACAAAAGCAATCGATCAGATCTCAGATATATTTAAAAAAGTTGAGCAGCGGTTGGAGAAAATAAATTTGAGTTCACAGTCAAATGCTCAAAGCAATACATTTTCGGAACACGAAACTTTAACGGGGAAGATTCGAGCTTCAAAACCGGAAGAAGTAGCAGGAATCAATATTGATGAAAGTGATATGCGATTGAAGATTGATACACCTCAAAAAGATGCTGATTCCCCCGCTAATGAAAATAGTGGAAAAGAATCTAAAATAGTCGATTCCGACAGCAGGGATAAAAATGTATCTAAAAACAACACTGCACCAACTGATACTCAATCAACTAAGCTTGACAATCCAGTTTCATTGAGTCAAAGCAATCGACAAGTAATTTCAGAAAATCAACCAAATAATTTTAACGAAGCGGTTCATGTTAGAACTAAAGAAATATTCCAACCGGAGTTAAATAAAAAACTTCTTAATGAAATTTCCGATATGGCGATTTCTGACAAGAAAGATAAAGCCATTATAAATCTGGCTCCGGCAAAACTGGGTAAGATTAGAATTGCTTTGGAAATTATAGACAACAAACTTAACGCAAGATTGGAAGTTGAAAGTCAAGCCGCAAAAGAAATGTTAACTAATCAAGTTGATTTCCTTAAAGAAAGTTTGAACAGCAATGGACTTCAACTAAATACTATTAACATCTCACTACAGAATTCTGATCAAAAAAATAATAAAGCGGCTCGCGAAAAACGCAAAGATACAAATGTTGAAAAACTTGAATCCAAAGATAAAGGCAGTAAAGAGAATAAAACAAAAACCTTAGGTTACAACACATACGAATTTATAGCATAG